DNA sequence from the Pectinophora gossypiella chromosome 12, ilPecGoss1.1, whole genome shotgun sequence genome:
aaaatttcacttgatatgaactactgaatcatccccctcagtattcgttacgatgtcactaacaccctgaatattaGTGCTCACATTTACGATAAATGATTGCGGGAATGttctcgttgtaaaaactctttaatagtaaggacacttgCTCATTttctttcaattgttttatcTTGTACTTTGTTCCTATTTGCATAACGACATCCGTGggccagtggtcgagcgttgggctcacgatccggaggtcccgagtacgattcccggtggagacataactcaaaaattactttgtggtccctagtttggttaggacattactggctgattaccagattgtccgaaactaagatgacccgcttcggaaggcacgttaacccgttggtcccggttactacttattaatataagtaagtagttgttacgtgAGCCGTATCAGGGGGCTTTAGCatctcaattgtaaccctgacaccagaagatagaagaagagatttgcataggtaataaaactctttttctACTCCTGGGAACAGCTCACCACTGTGTTCACGACCTATTACATAATCCATATTTTCTCAGCAAATACTTATTCTCCGTTAAGTAATTACAACTCGTTATTGGAAGTTCCCGTGTTCTGTTACAGAAAAATATAATCTGAAGGCTTATCCCAAAATCGGCAATTACAGCCTAAAATAACTCGTCCATTCCTTAGGGAAATGTCTAGTTACTTTATTTATAGCCGAAAGGATAACACGTGTAGAGAAACGGTAACTTAGCTTGTTTTTGAGTCTCAGATTAATATGCTATTGACATTAAACTATCAAGATCCcgatatcgacccactagagtcgattaattctttcaaatattttccctctcagacgatgctctgagccgaggttagcgctcaactgggcacccttaggcctgttgtcttaaacgttgtaccgggtgagagccttcagcgctccccatttgtcaggccaagtagttaatgccatctgcggcaaatctacaataagtcacgtcaataaaaaaaaaacattaaacaaaataacagTAAAAGCCGGAACTAagatttattggtaagttgtaagATTTTGTTGGGGTCTTTCCGCCGCCTAACGTGCAAGGCGAGCGAGACACTGTCCGCTCTCCCCTTACTTCTTAGCGGCTTATGACCGTTTAGGACGAAGTAAGACCCGTATAGAGACCCGTATGGGGACTCGTATGGGGTGAGGTTTTCGCCCCACACACACAgagatacacacacacacatacacgtcacaatattttcatttttttctgtagcttaattgatgtcccactgctgggcaaaggcctcccccttctctttccaaccctccctgtcttgggcatcgttctGCCAGGTGTTACTGTAGGTGTATGGTACAATATAACATtgcaaaattttaaataacaacgatgtaactcacgcccgtaatcccagtCAGAGTGAACAGCGCGACAAGTTACCAGAAGGCGAGGTTGAAGCTGTTTGAAGTAGCTCAACTTAATTCCCCCAACGTGATAGCGCCAATGTTTCCCAGGCGTACTGTGGTTACTAATACGTCAAAAACACAAACAAGTTACCACATTGCCAGTCAGTGTGTGTACTGTGTCAAAAGCCTCATAAAAGTAAGCAAGACCGACTAAGCTTCGTGTCGTGGGTGGAATCAATATGAATGGAACAGGCCTTCAGTGGTTTGCCCGTTTCCCACGTTATTGGCTTACTTTGAGCAAAAATTGTTTTTAGGTGAAGAGTTATTagatcataatttattatttaggtgtTCGAGCCTTCGGCTTGACCCACTGTGAGATAACCCTTTTGAAAcatcagcgccatctagtagTTTATCGTGGAAACATACGGGTGTATCCGCTTCCGGCGGCGAGTCAGCGCAGTGGCAGGGAACGTCAGTTTAATTCCTCAGTACGCTTTTGAATCTCGGCGTCGTCGGTAGTGAGTACTACTTCACAGGACGACATCGAAATATCACAGGTAAATagaaattataatgaaatatacACATCTACTTACCGTCTCGTGGGTGTCCCTAGTTTATTAGGGAAATAACctacaaagaaaaaagaaaaaaacaaaagattgtTTGtgcatacataattacatacatgtcGCCCTCGGCACATGCTACCCATTTATGATCCCAACGTTGTTGTCGGCTCGCAACGAACGACAACCTGATTACGAATTTTAGTCGTATCAGAACGTATGCACTCCATAATGCAACAATCATTGTTGGGACGCATCAGATGGTGCGACCGGTCGCACAATATGACGCGACCGGGTCGCGTTAAGGGATGCGACTGGACGCATTAGAGGGTGCGACTGGTCGCATAATATGGCGCGACCAGGTCGCGTCAAATGATGCGACTGGAGGCACTAGATGGCACGACGGCTCGCATTAAATAAGGCCACTTAGTCGCATCATACATCACACGATGATTCGACAAACCTAAAGTAAACTCTTACAAATGGTGTTTCATTTGTTTTCTCAGGCCATGGATCTAACAACAATGGGTGCTCTCTGTGAGCTAATCCCTCAAGATCGAAAGGATTTTTTTCAACGAACCGTCGATATCCTTGATGATACATACCCGGACGGCTGGCGTTCATGGGGGGTGAAAAATGTATCCTATTCAGACCTCTTCGGAAAATCAATCTCACCGGCTGTTGAAGCAAAATTACGCTTCGCCGTCCCTACCGCAAGGCTAGCTCTGGCATACTCACCGGATGACTGTTCCCTCTCCGAGAAAAAATACCGCATAATCAAAAGGATGATGCTTCAGTGGCCACTAGGACGAGCGCTTCTGTACGCTCCGCACAAAATTATGGAGGAAATTCATCAAGAGTCGTATGATGTCTTCATGCATACAGTAAAAACACTGAAACCCCAGCTTACCTCTGTAAGAGGGAACTCCCCAAGAAAACGGAGCTCGTTGTCACCTCAACCTGGCTGCTCGTCGGCTGCCAAAACACCTCGCCGCGAATCAGATCCCAGTGATCCCCAACTACAGCagtcattttttgaaaaaatggtAGACCTTCTCGCAAATCAGACTCAGGCAATCGAAGGCATTGCCGCTCAGATTTCTACCCTATCGTCAAGAAGCGAGCAAAGTATCGCGGATGAATCCGAATCAGATGCCGAAAGCACACTTTCTGATACAAATTTTTCGGCACCGTCGCTTAACGTTATCCCAAAAAGTGCCGTTGACGCCGAAGACACACAGGAAGCACTGCTGACAACACAAATTGCAGAAGCTGAAAAAAAGCTAGCAGCATTAAAAGCAGCTAGCAGTGTCGAAAATTTATTCAATTATGACTTCACACCATCAACAGTTGAAGCAGAACCAAAATTAGCAAAGGCTGACCATCGGCTAGTCGAACAGGGGCGTAGATGCCAACGACTTAATGACGAGGGTTGGAAAAATGTACGCTACGCCGAAGTACAAAAAACGTTCCACGCTACCCCAGTATTTGGAGCACTCAAGGTTAACAACCTCCTGGCTACATCAACGCCTTCGTGGAACTCAACTGCACAATTAGAAAAAACAGATCTCACTTTAGGTGCAATAACACACGGATTGCTCCTACAGAGGAAAGCGTTCCAAGAGATCTGTAAAACATTAGATGCAAAGGCTCAACAGGATATACAGAAGCACCTCCTGGCTCCCGACAGCACTTTTCGGAAAATCTCCGATGGTCTCCTTCAGTACACATGTGGCCGGAGGGCCGAAATAATTCAGCTGCGACGGGAGATTTACAAATCACCGAACAAGATTCTTAACGAGATATTACATGACATCCCGCCTTCAGATACACACCTCTTCGATGACGAAAAACTATCAGAAGTGGTGAAAAATCAGGGGGGGCACACAAGTTCTTCCCCAGGAAGACAACTCCCGGCTTCAAAACCGGAAAGAAACCTTTCACTTCAAAGGGTCAAAGTAAATCTCAAAACGGGAAAGCTTACAATAGGAAGCAGCCACCGATGAAGAATTTTCGGCCAAAACAAGAAACCTCAGGAAACAACAACAAACCTAGAACAGGTCAAAATCAAAACTCAACGAAAAAACCCTAAATCTAAGGTATTTCGCGCAGGGAGGCTCGGAGAAAGGATTAGTCTGTGGGAATCGTTAGGCGCTTCAGAAACGATCCTCAGTGTCGTTAGAGGCTACCGTATACCCTTTATTTGTAAACCGCCACATACGACGTTATCGTCTAAAAATGGGAAAAAATTTCAAAACAGGGCGTCGAACGCTATGACCCAACAAATTTCCAAACTGACCGACATGGGTGCGATTTCCTTAAACATTTTTAAGAGTGGTTACTTATCACCTATATTCTTAAGAGAAAAACCTAACGGTTCTCACAGACTGATCTTTAATCTGAAACGCCTAAATTCCTTTGTCCATCCCCCAAAGTTTCGACTAATAAGCCTTAGGAAGCTCTCCCAAGTAATACAAAAAGGAGACTCCCTGGTAAAAATAGACATTTCAAACGCCTATTACCACATCCCCATACTCAAATCACACAGGCGATACCTATCCTTGGCATTCAATGGTAAAATCTACAACATGAACTGCCTACCCTTTGGCTTGTCAAGCGCTCCATCTATCTTCAGTAAAATTAGTAACTGGGTAGCTTCACTACTCCGTAAAAGGGGAATCAGAGTTATCGTATATCTCGATGACTTTTTACTTATGAATAACGACGCTACATTGTTAGCGAACCAGGCGAACTGGACCGTTCAATTTCTAAAAGATCTGGGTTGGCACATCAACGCAGATAAAACTGATCTACAGCCTAAGACTCGAATAGAATACTTAGGTATAGACTGGGATACCTTATTAAATCAAAAGATTTTGCCACTgtctaaaattattaatatagaATCATCCATTTTAAACACGCTGCGCAAAGACAAATGGAGCTGGATGGAGGCAAAACAGCTGTTGGGTAAACTAAACTTTGCGACCAATGTAATCCCACTGGGTCTCCTTCATTGCAGACTTATCCAGATCGCAGCAAAATCTCTACCAGACACAGAAAAATACAGGAGTTTTCAATTACCACACCAGGTAAAACAGGAACTGCGCTGGTGGCTTCAAAATTTGACAAAAACGTCGACAATACAAACTGCCCCACCATCAGCCTTCGTAGCCACCGATGCCTCGGACATCGGCTGGGGCGCAATAGTGGACAACAAACATCTGTCAGGTTGCTGGAACAGCTCTCAGGTACATTGGCACTGCAATCGAAAAGAGCTTTGGACACTATTAGAAGTACTGCAAAGAGAGTCGGAACAACTCCGAGGGAAAACCATTTTGTTTCAAACAGACAACCGGACTGCAGCCTCGTATATACGAAAACAAGGTGGTACAAAATCCATGACTCTCCTGAACATCGCAACCAAAATTTTGAACTTAGCCCTACTGCACGAGATCACAATAGTACCAAAGTATCTACCGGGCAGGTACAACGGTCTTGCCGACAGTTTATCCAGACTGAAAACTCAACAGGAGTGGCACCTCGATTCAATGACCCAGCAAGCAATTTTCCAAAGGATGGGGCTTCCGACAATCGACCTGTTTGCGACAAACGCGTCCGCAGTAGTCCCCAGATACGTAAGCGAGGACCAGAAAGACACCATGAGCGAGTTCACGGACGCACTCAGCAGACCGTGGAATTACGACCTGGGTTGGGTTTTTCCCCCCCCGGCTCTAATTCCTCGAGTACTGCAACACCTGAATGCTTCCCTCGGCCACTATATACTAATAGCACCGAAATGGGAGAAAGCATTCTGGAGAGCAGAGGTGAAAAAGCGTGCAGTACGAGCACCTTACCAGATCCGGAATCTCAAAGCTCATCTGATAGATCTTCGAACCAACCTACCACCTCGCAACGTACAGAACATGTGTTTAGAGGCCTGGCGAATACGGGCTGGTCCGACGAAATAATAGGCTGGAACGACAGTGAACGTGAATTCTTACAAACAGCTTGGAGGAAGTCTACGATGAAGACCTATCGCCCAGCATGGAAGAACTGGCTCTTGTGGTGTGCAGACAAAAATGTATCCTCATCAACGCCTAGTCCTAGCGATTTGGCCCGATATTTAATCTTCTTGCACGAGTTTAAAAAATTAGCACCCAAAACTATACTTGTTCACAAGTCCACGGTGGCTACCTTTACAAAACCCAGTCTGACAGCACCATTGAGCGATCATCCGCTAGTGAAGAAGACAATCAAAGCTATTCTGTTACGAAGACCACCGGAAAGAGCGCCTTCAACATGGAACGTAGAAGATCTTTTGCGCTGGATTTCACAAACACGCATAGACGACGCAAATCTGTTCCAGGTATCTCAACGTGTAGCTACCTTACTACTTCTAGCATCGGGGCGACGCATACACGACTTAACACTATTGCATATAGATGCAGACCACTGTCACATCGCAGAAAGTCAAATTATTTTCTGGCCACGTTTTGGCTCAAAAACCGATAACTGTAACTATCGGCAGTCGGGCTGGAGCCTCTCGAAGCATGATGAACTCAATTTCAACCTTTGCCACTGGATACCTATACTCATGAGAGTATCCAATCATCGTCGAAGAGCGGACGCGACTTTAACAAACTTGTTTATTACAACAAGAGGCAGAGTAAAAGCTGCATCGAGATCAGTCATAGCTGGCTGGCTAAGATCAATCTTGAGAGACGCCAAAATCAGGGGTTCCCCAGGTAGCTTCAGATCGGCTGTGGCTACAGATAACTGGACCAACAGAAATTTGGATATGGATGAGGTTCTACGCAAAGGAAATTGGCGTAGTGCGCAGACATTCTTGAAtcattatttcaaaaatattgaaCCAAGGGAGAACACTGTTTCCACGCCTTTTGCAAGCATGTCACGGTCTTTTACCCCTATATAGGATCGACTGATAAACTTTTCATGTGATTACTAATTAGTACAAATTATCATAAGACTGACTgagtttattttgaaataatttattgtttttactaagtacttttTGTTACCTAATTTGTTGATTAAACTTATATATGTACTTTACTATTCATGATGCATTTCAATTACTCCTGTCAACTGAATCTAAATCTAATAATCATTTAAGTCACAGTACGCAGAGTCAGCACCGGCAGATATTAAACATCTCACAGTGGGTCAAGCCGAAGGCTCGAACACCTAAATAGAAGCGTTTTTCCCCCGAAGGGTAAAAAACGTATATTTAGGTTTCAGCCGTAAGGCTTGACCCACATATTAATTTACTTGCCGGCTGTTGCCTTCTCGCCTCAATTCAAACTTGTACTGAGGAATTAAACTGACGTTCCCTGCCACTGCGCTGACTCGCCGCCGGAAGCGGATACACCCGTATGTTTCCACGATAAActactagatggcgctgatgTTTCAAAAGGGTTATCTCACAGTGGGTCAAGCCTTACGGCTGAAACCTAAATATACGTTTTTTACCCTTCGGGGGAAAAACGCTTCTATATTCATCTTAGGAAAGGAACTCAAGTGTGGCGAAATTCCCTACGAAAATAGTAAACTAATTGTGTACTTTTCCGTTGTAGTAGTTACTtgcacagggtgttagtgacatcataacgaacactgaggggaatGAATCAacacatgattctgagttaatatcaagtggaattttccgttccTAAATACATCCCTACGTCGGTCTCTGGGTTTTAATATATCTACCTACATGTCATGAAGGATAAACGGACTGACAAAGTAATTTGTACATGGATAATTATTAGTTCGAACTACGAGGGTGAAGGTTTTCTTGTAACCAACAGATGTTTAATTACGCTTGAGCTTCCCATAGACGTGGGTGTCAGCTATTAGGTATTTTAAATCACTCGTGTGCCACCACCCTTATGTCTAGACTCAACGCACAGTCTAAAAATAGTTGTTTTTCTTACTCGATTATTctaaacattataatttaagATAAGTTTTCGCACTTTGCCGAAGAGTAGTTTTTTCATAACTCAAGAAATTGTGAGAAatatatccaatcaaaaacataaatgtgaaatgacagccaagttcaatacaatgataTAAATGCTTTgattgttgacttcaacgacaaaagaagtgagatctaaatgggtgccaagttcaatggtcagtcctgaatttatttataagtaacagtataacataaaatatcttcttataacatgagataatgtattgtagcctaaggtctgtcttggctagttttgacgcgttgtgacgtcacaagcggTCACGTGACTGTTAGCGGGACTCGGTATTTTTCGAAACTTTGAGTgcctataaaatcaaaacttctaaGTATTTTTGACTGCAACAAAAACCAGTGTATTTGTATGTGAGATAAAGGAAAAGGAAAACCAAAAATATCTTgaatatctatatatttttcaaaatcactCATAcgaataatttttaaatagaatTATGACAATAAAGCAAAAGCTTAGACATTTATAAATCATTAAAGCGAAATAATTCAgttatacgtaataataatgtagAATTTATAAAGTAACTATTACGTcttaaaaatatagtaagttGTACATCATACCTGACAACACAATGAAGTGAACACAACCTGCTTCGCCGGCGACCAAACGTAGACTGACTGGTCGCAGCAAGTGCACGGACGGAGTGGCACGAATGGGAGTGGTGGGGGAACACCCCACACGTCGAACGTTTCAACGTTCCgttcgatatattttttaaatgtaaaatgttaaataataatgatttaaaataataaaatagtattcTCCCACACGGCCATTCTGACAAGCAGCCAAGGGCTCGcgaatatacaaaaataattgataGAGTAAAATAATACAATCACCATCATTAATTCAAATAAGTTGTGGTAAAAGCCATCACTGCATGGCATGACTATTGAAAAGTATATTCATTAATGCCTCGGTAAAAATCCTCATTGGACACGGCACGTGCAATAATTATGACCTCGGTAAAAAGTCACATGGGCGCAGTCTTATGACCTCGGTAAAAAGCCACATGGACACGGTCTGCACAATATGAATGACCTCGGTAAAAACCACATGAGCACAGTCTAATGACCTCGGTAAAAAGCTACATGGGCGCGGTCAAAGTTCGAGGTTAGAGGTGAAGTATTAATTGTTTAGTATCCCTCAAAAGTTTGGCCAGCACTCTGAGGTATACCACGCAATCAAACGACTTCATAACCCAGTTGTGTTTAATCCTCGCTTTCTAAATATTCTGCGAGTTCGTTTCCCATATCATGAGAGACGAGTCTTAAATTGTCATGTGAAACATATAATGTATTCCCAGTATTGTGTACCCTTACGGTATACCTCTCATTATCGTGAACCTCGGTGATGACACATGGACCCCTGAACTTGCTGTCAAGTTTGGTAATTGATCGCGGATTTTGTTTGATCACGACAGTATCACCAATATTAAAAGGAACAATGTTggctttatttttgttataacgTTCTTTTTGTTGTGCAGCGCAAACATCCATTTTTTTCTTAGCCAACTCTCGACAAACATCTAAGTCCAAGCGTTCAATGTCATTCACAATAGCAGAGATTGCAGGAGGTGACCGGTTGCAGCCCATGAGAAGCTGGAAAGGAGTGCTACCGGTACTTTTGTTAAAAGAACTATTGATTGCCAACTGAATTTCTCCTACAGCATCTTTCCAGCCTCTCCTGGTTGTATTCTCGTGAACCGTGAAACAATCCGTCAAAACCTTCATGAGTCTTTCGACCTGACCATTTGCTCGACTGACACCGCttgctataaaatgtaaatCAATTGACCaaagtttacaaaaatcacGCAATTCCTTTCCAGTATATGATGCAGCTTGATCGCATATTAGTCTTTTTGGCGTACCAAAAGTATAAATTAAATCCCTTAGACATTTTAACGTGGCAGCTGCCGAGAGATTTGTAACCGGTTTTATGAAACAGTATTTTGAAAACGCGTCAATAAATACTACGGCATACTGTTTATTGAGTTTAGCACCACTTAACTTCCCCGTTGTATCCATATGCACCGTGTGAAAGGGTACGGCTATTTTATCAATGGGATGCAATGATATTTGTCGGGCACCGGATTGACTTTTGTTAACCTTGCAAATAAGACAATTATTGACAAACTTCCTGacattttttgttatgtttggaaACCAAAACTGCTCGCGGATTTTTTCTAATGTTTTTTCCCATCCAAGATGTTTAAGAGAATCGTGATAAATTTGAATCATATGCCATCGGTAACTTTTAGGGACAAACAGTGATTTCttgatttttttatcttttgtaCTGTAAATACGATAAAGAAGCCCGTCACGCACTTcataatttgatttttgatcagcAGTGCAGTCCTCGATTGATTCAATAAGTTGTTTACATTCGGCATCACTTTTTGTGCAACTTCCAGCCATTCGTTGTAATTTAGGACATTGTTGATGCTAATTATAACCGGGTTCCGACTTAAAAAATCGACGTGAGGAATACGCCCTCCTCTACGATACTCAATCTCAAAGTCAAATGATTGTAAGTACGCCCACCATCGATGCACACGCGGTAACAACTCTTTCTTACTGCGGGACGCCTTTAAGGAGTTACAATCAGTCACAAGCTTGAAACTTCGGCCAAATAGATAATGTCTAAAATGCTTTATAGCTTTGACCACAGCCAAAGTTTCAAGTTCGTACGAGTGATACCTCCTTTCAGCGTCTGTCGTTCGCGCACTATAATATTCAATGACCTTGAGTCCATCGTCGTGTTTCTGCAGTAAAACCGCTCCAAAGCCCGCAGAGCTGGCATCAGTATGAAGCTCAATAGCTTTAGTTGGGTCAAATAATGCCAGCGTTGGTTCAGCAGACAGAATTTGAATAATCTTTTGTCTAGCTGCTTCTTGTTCTGATGTCCAGCTCCACTTGGAATCGGTTTTAGTTAGATCATATAAAGGGCTCAT
Encoded proteins:
- the LOC126371591 gene encoding uncharacterized protein LOC126371591, with the protein product MDLTTMGALCELIPQDRKDFFQRTVDILDDTYPDGWRSWGVKNVSYSDLFGKSISPAVEAKLRFAVPTARLALAYSPDDCSLSEKKYRIIKRMMLQWPLGRALLYAPHKIMEEIHQESYDVFMHTVKTLKPQLTSVRGNSPRKRSSLSPQPGCSSAAKTPRRESDPSDPQLQQSFFEKMVDLLANQTQAIEGIAAQISTLSSRSEQSIADESESDAESTLSDTNFSAPSLNVIPKSAVDAEDTQEALLTTQIAEAEKKLAALKAASSVENLFNYDFTPSTVEAEPKLAKADHRLVEQGRRCQRLNDEGWKNVRYAEVQKTFHATPVFGALKVNNLLATSTPSWNSTAQLEKTDLTLGAITHGLLLQRKAFQEICKTLDAKAQQDIQKHLLAPDSTFRKISDGLLQYTCGRRAEIIQLRREIYKSPNKILNEILHDIPPSDTHLFDDEKLSEVVKQELRWWLQNLTKTSTIQTAPPSAFVATDASDIGWGAIVDNKHLSGCWNSSQVHWHCNRKELWTLLEVLQRESEQLRGKTILFQTDNRTAASYIRKQGGTKSMTLLNIATKILNLALLHEITIVPKYLPGRYNGLADSLSRLKTQQEWHLDSMTQQAIFQRMGLPTIDLFATNASAVVPRYVSEDQKDTMSEFTDALSRPWNYDLGWVFPPPALIPRVLQHLNASLGHYILIAPKWEKAFWRAEVKKRAVRAPYQIRNLKAHLIDLRTNLPPRNVQNMCLEAWRIRAGPTK